GGCCGCGCCTCGGCGTCCATTCCGTCGACTATCTGCGCTTCCTCGAGGAGGCGGCCGTCGAATGGACAACGCTCGCCAACGCCTCCGACGAGGTGCTCGGCAATGTCCATCCGGTGCGCCGCGGTGGCACCATGCCGGCCTCCATCGTTGGCCGCGCCGGCTGGTACATGCAGGACATGGCCTGCGGCATCGGCCCGGACACCTGGGCCGCTGCCTCCTCCGCCACCGATGTCGCCATCACCGCCGCCGAACTCGTCATCGAGGGCGAGCGCGCCGCCTATGCGCTCTGCCGCCCGCCCGGCCACCATGCCTATCGCGATGCCGCCGGCGGCCATTGCTTCCTCAACAATACCGCCATCGCCGCGCAATACCTGCGCTCGGTCCACGACCGCGTCGCGATCCTCGATATCGACATCCACCACGGCAACGGCACGCAGGACATCTTCTACGACCGTGGCGACGTGCTCACCGTCTCGGTCCATGCCGATCCCTCGCGCTTCTACCCCTTCTTCTGGGGCTATGCGCATGAGCGCGGCCTCGGCGCCGGCGAGGGCGCGAACCTCAACCTGCCGATCCCCGTCGGATCCGGCGACGACGCCTATGTCGCAGCGGTGGAAGCCTCGGCGAAAACCATCGCCGCCTTCACGCCGGGCACGCTGGTGGTGGCGCTCGGCCTCGACGCCTCGGCGGACGATCCTTTCGGCGGCGCCAAGGTGACCGCGGACGGCTTCCGCCGCGCCGGCGCGGCCATCGCGCGGATGGGCCTGCCGACGCTCTTCGTGCAGGAGGGCGGCTACCTTTCCGATCAGCTCGGACCGAACCTCACCGCCGTCCTCGGCGGTTTCGAGAGCGCGGCGTGAGCCTTTCAGCCGCTTGACTCCGGTCGCCCCAGCCGGTCCCCTGACGGCAGGGCCGGGATGACATCGGCGGGAGGCAACGCACGTGAGACCCGAGGGCAGGGGGCCACTCGACTCCCTCTATTTCACCTATCCGCATTTCGCCGCCGAACGGGCGCCGGAGCTTGATGGCGAGCGCGAGACGCACCCGGTGGTCATCGTCGGGGCAGGCCCCGTTGGCCTCACCGCCGCGCTGACGCTGGCGCGCTATGGTGTCCGCAGCCTCGTCCTCGACGCCAAGCCGACCTTCAACGATGGCAGCCGTGCCACCTGCATCGCGCGGTCGAGCTTCCATATCTTTGAACGGGTCGGGGCGGTGGACGCCTTCCTCGCGAAATCGCTCGGCTGGACCACCGGCCGCAGCTATTTCCGCGGCCATGAGATCTACCGGCTGGAAATGCCGGATTCGGCCGACGAGAAGTTCCGGCCCATGTACAATCTCCAGCAGCAGTACACCGAACAGTTCCTGTACGATGCCTGCCTCGGCACCGGCCTCATCGCCTTCCGCTGGCAGAGCGAGGTGGTGGCCAGCGCCCCCGGCGCGGATGGCGTCACGCTCACCGTCACCTCCCCGCACGGCACCTATCCCCTCGCGGCAGCTTACGTCCTCGCCGCCGACGGCGCCCGCAGCCCGATCCGCGGCCATCTCGGCCTTCGCCTGCGCGGCGACAATTACGAAGGCCGCTATGTCATCGCCGACGTGAAGATGGCCCATGACTATCCGACCGAGCGGCGCGCCTTCTTCGACCCCGCCTCCAATCCCGGCGGCACCATCCTCATGCACAAGCAGCCGGACGACATCTGGCGCATCGACTACCAGCTGCGCGACGGCGAGAGCCCGGAGGAGGCGGTGCGCGAGGCGACCATCCGCTCCCGCGTCGGCGCGATCCTCGCCGATATCGGGCATCGCGGGCCCTGGGAGCTGGAATGGTGGTCGATCTACACGGCCAACACCCTGGCGCTCCATGAATACCGGCATGGCCGCGTCATCTTCATCGGCGACAGCGCCCATATCGTGCCGATCTTCGGCGTGCGCGGCCTCAACAATGGCCTTGCCGACGCCCACAATGCCGGCTGGAAGCTGGCCTACGTCCTGAA
This portion of the Phreatobacter oligotrophus genome encodes:
- a CDS encoding histone deacetylase family protein, yielding MKAVFTDLHRGHDPKRFILRGQFAQGEERPERADRLTAGLKAGRHELVPAESFGQGPRLGVHSVDYLRFLEEAAVEWTTLANASDEVLGNVHPVRRGGTMPASIVGRAGWYMQDMACGIGPDTWAAASSATDVAITAAELVIEGERAAYALCRPPGHHAYRDAAGGHCFLNNTAIAAQYLRSVHDRVAILDIDIHHGNGTQDIFYDRGDVLTVSVHADPSRFYPFFWGYAHERGLGAGEGANLNLPIPVGSGDDAYVAAVEASAKTIAAFTPGTLVVALGLDASADDPFGGAKVTADGFRRAGAAIARMGLPTLFVQEGGYLSDQLGPNLTAVLGGFESAA
- a CDS encoding FAD-dependent monooxygenase; protein product: MRPEGRGPLDSLYFTYPHFAAERAPELDGERETHPVVIVGAGPVGLTAALTLARYGVRSLVLDAKPTFNDGSRATCIARSSFHIFERVGAVDAFLAKSLGWTTGRSYFRGHEIYRLEMPDSADEKFRPMYNLQQQYTEQFLYDACLGTGLIAFRWQSEVVASAPGADGVTLTVTSPHGTYPLAAAYVLAADGARSPIRGHLGLRLRGDNYEGRYVIADVKMAHDYPTERRAFFDPASNPGGTILMHKQPDDIWRIDYQLRDGESPEEAVREATIRSRVGAILADIGHRGPWELEWWSIYTANTLALHEYRHGRVIFIGDSAHIVPIFGVRGLNNGLADAHNAGWKLAYVLKGWAGEGLLDSYTPERRGATLDVFANATKSTRFMTPPTRGHRLLREAALSLAVDHDFARPFANPRQMQPYTYADSPLTHHGSAGGFATGPGAGAVIVNRRTGNGFLSDAMGDGFTALAFGAPQAFGDLFDGLAARDPLFRAVTVGAPAARPQDTSLDDADGSLAAAYGAAPGTLYLVRPDLHVAGRWKQAVPAEVVATLEAGLGRAA